From Deltaproteobacteria bacterium, a single genomic window includes:
- a CDS encoding 3-oxoacid CoA-transferase subunit B, with amino-acid sequence MTDSREFIAARTARFLKDGDVVNLGIGIPTLVANYAPNGAILHCENGLIGLGPKPIAGQEDKDFFDAGGGPITLIPGASVIDSASSWDLVRGGHISVTVLGALQVDEKGNLANWARTGKMVGMGGAMDLVSGAREVIVTMEHIAKNGSPKIMKQCTLPLTGAGVVTLIVTELAVLRVMEGGVVLKEKAPGVSIEEIQSKTEARLNIPGSVPDMLC; translated from the coding sequence ATGACCGATTCGAGAGAATTTATAGCGGCAAGGACTGCCCGGTTTTTAAAAGATGGAGACGTGGTTAACCTGGGTATTGGCATACCCACGTTAGTAGCTAATTATGCTCCAAACGGGGCCATACTGCACTGTGAAAACGGACTAATTGGATTAGGCCCCAAACCAATTGCCGGACAAGAGGATAAGGATTTCTTCGATGCAGGAGGAGGACCTATCACTTTGATTCCAGGGGCATCAGTCATAGATAGTGCTTCTTCCTGGGACCTCGTCAGGGGGGGGCACATATCTGTAACCGTGCTGGGGGCGTTACAGGTCGATGAGAAAGGGAATCTTGCAAATTGGGCGCGCACCGGCAAAATGGTCGGGATGGGCGGTGCCATGGATCTTGTCTCGGGGGCAAGGGAAGTGATCGTCACCATGGAACATATAGCAAAAAACGGCTCTCCAAAAATTATGAAACAATGCACACTCCCTTTGACAGGGGCGGGTGTAGTTACCTTAATCGTTACCGAACTGGCAGTCCTGAGAGTAATGGAGGGGGGGGTGGTACTTAAAGAAAAGGCCCCCGGGGTAAGTATAGAGGAGATCCAGTCTAAGACAGAGGCCCGACTGAATATTCCTGGGAGTGTCCCCGATATGCTTTGTTAA
- a CDS encoding CoA transferase subunit A translates to MEKIYTREEVLHRFADGQRIMVGGFANHGVPEYLIDGIIETGVKNLTIISNDSGDPGIGVGKLISSRRTVKITCSFIGKHPEAVNQYASGELEVELVPLGTLMERIRCGGAGLGGALVRTGLGTLVEKDKEKIIVNNKSYLLETPLQADISLVKAWKADTMGNLVYRGSSRNCNPLMATAGKLVIVETEEIVPVGTIDPDQVITPGVLVHMIVVGKGDQ, encoded by the coding sequence ATGGAGAAGATTTATACCCGTGAAGAGGTGTTGCACAGGTTCGCCGATGGACAAAGGATTATGGTCGGTGGTTTTGCCAATCATGGCGTTCCGGAATACCTGATAGACGGAATAATTGAGACCGGGGTAAAAAACCTTACGATTATATCTAATGATAGCGGGGATCCCGGTATTGGTGTAGGAAAGCTCATTTCAAGCAGACGAACGGTTAAGATCACCTGCTCCTTTATTGGAAAGCATCCGGAGGCTGTCAATCAATATGCGTCGGGCGAATTAGAAGTGGAACTCGTTCCATTGGGAACTCTGATGGAACGCATCCGTTGTGGGGGAGCCGGGTTGGGGGGAGCACTCGTTCGGACAGGATTAGGGACCTTGGTTGAAAAGGATAAAGAAAAAATTATTGTCAATAATAAGAGCTATCTACTGGAGACGCCCCTTCAGGCTGATATCTCTCTGGTCAAGGCCTGGAAAGCCGATACGATGGGAAACCTGGTCTACCGCGGTTCTTCTCGTAACTGCAATCCTTTGATGGCCACGGCTGGAAAGCTGGTCATTGTTGAGACCGAGGAAATAGTCCCCGTGGGAACAATAGATCCTGACCAGGTTATTACTCCTGGTGTGCTCGTCCATATGATCGTCGTAGGGAAAGGAGACCAATGA
- a CDS encoding 3-keto-5-aminohexanoate cleavage protein gives MERTIITVAVTGSLTTRVQNPHLPVTPEELAESVAESCQAGAAVVHLHVRDPITGKPVQDVSLFKKTIGLIRKKCNIIVNVTTGGGPGMSLEERIGVVSSLSVDQSVKPEMASLNAGSLNFGFFDREQRKFILDDVQMNPWSGILHFADTMKAHGIKPEIEIYDAGMIHNAIFLREIGAMKTPLHFQFVLGVLGGMQPTVENLVFLKNAIPSGSTWGLCAVGLNIFSLGPVAIALGGNVRVGFEDCIYISKGNLAQSNAQMVRKIAALSREMGREVATCREARALLNLSEFLD, from the coding sequence ATGGAAAGAACTATCATTACTGTTGCTGTAACGGGTTCTTTGACCACCCGGGTGCAGAATCCCCATTTGCCGGTAACCCCTGAAGAATTGGCGGAATCAGTGGCAGAAAGCTGTCAGGCGGGGGCGGCAGTAGTCCATTTGCACGTCCGCGATCCCATAACTGGAAAACCTGTTCAGGATGTTAGTCTCTTCAAAAAGACGATCGGATTGATCCGTAAAAAGTGTAATATCATTGTCAATGTCACGACCGGTGGCGGGCCGGGGATGTCTCTCGAAGAAAGAATCGGTGTGGTTTCATCCCTTTCGGTTGACCAGAGTGTAAAACCGGAAATGGCGTCACTCAATGCCGGATCGCTCAATTTCGGATTTTTCGACCGGGAACAACGGAAATTCATTCTGGATGATGTTCAGATGAATCCATGGAGTGGAATTTTACATTTTGCCGATACCATGAAGGCCCACGGCATAAAACCGGAAATTGAAATTTATGACGCAGGGATGATTCATAATGCGATTTTCCTTCGGGAGATCGGTGCCATGAAAACCCCGTTACATTTTCAGTTTGTATTAGGGGTTTTGGGCGGTATGCAACCAACAGTGGAAAATCTGGTTTTTCTTAAAAACGCGATTCCCTCCGGATCCACTTGGGGGCTTTGTGCCGTTGGTTTGAATATTTTCTCGTTAGGTCCTGTAGCCATAGCCCTTGGCGGTAATGTCCGGGTAGGATTTGAGGACTGCATTTATATCTCGAAGGGGAATCTGGCTCAAAGCAATGCCCAGATGGTCAGGAAAATAGCCGCTTTGTCAAGAGAAATGGGAAGGGAGGTCGCCACCTGCCGGGAAGCGAGAGCCCTCCTGAATTTATCTGAGTTCCTCGACTGA
- a CDS encoding Zn-ribbon domain-containing OB-fold protein: MTNLERESETIIADKPFETWYLTSAGSVGSEFLIELRDNKRILGITCPECGRVLVPARSTCAICFRQTEGWREVSQTGTVMSYTAVYGALPGQPAGSPLLYGIILLDGASTGLVHRLGEVDPKELSIGLRVQAVFSEDRKGDIRDIKYFRPAE; encoded by the coding sequence ATGACGAACCTGGAAAGAGAATCGGAAACAATAATCGCCGATAAACCATTTGAGACCTGGTACCTTACCTCTGCTGGATCGGTCGGCAGTGAATTTCTCATAGAACTGAGGGATAATAAGCGGATTCTCGGCATAACCTGCCCGGAGTGCGGCAGGGTGTTGGTTCCGGCAAGATCCACCTGCGCTATCTGCTTCAGGCAGACAGAAGGTTGGAGGGAGGTAAGTCAAACGGGTACCGTAATGAGCTATACTGCCGTTTATGGGGCACTCCCTGGTCAACCGGCAGGGTCGCCTCTTTTGTACGGAATCATTTTGCTGGATGGTGCCAGTACCGGATTGGTGCATAGGTTGGGGGAGGTCGATCCTAAGGAGCTAAGCATCGGGTTAAGAGTTCAGGCCGTATTTAGTGAAGATCGAAAGGGCGACATTCGGGACATAAAATATTTCAGGCCTGCAGAATAG